A single window of Pontiella agarivorans DNA harbors:
- a CDS encoding chromate transporter yields MKKKVPEFGNAVRPGLLELFFAFLRISAVTIGGGYVMFPMMKAELADAKGWVSDEEMVDYYALGQSVPGIIAMNVSTLIGFRKRGWAGAACAAAGMAAPSVVVILLVAAFLSRWFDHPWVQRAFSGIRAAVVALIIMAVWQVGKKSASKLPALGIAVSSFALIVFGGLHPVLLMLFGGVLGSIFFRKNVGGDEL; encoded by the coding sequence ATGAAAAAAAAAGTTCCAGAGTTCGGAAACGCTGTGCGTCCCGGACTGCTGGAACTTTTTTTTGCCTTTCTTCGGATCAGTGCCGTAACGATTGGCGGCGGGTATGTGATGTTTCCGATGATGAAGGCCGAGCTGGCCGATGCCAAGGGGTGGGTTTCCGACGAAGAGATGGTGGATTATTATGCCCTTGGGCAATCGGTTCCGGGGATTATTGCAATGAATGTGTCCACGCTGATTGGTTTTCGGAAGCGTGGATGGGCCGGTGCAGCTTGTGCTGCGGCGGGCATGGCTGCGCCGTCGGTGGTGGTTATTCTGCTGGTTGCGGCCTTTCTTTCGCGCTGGTTTGATCATCCGTGGGTGCAGAGGGCGTTTTCCGGAATCCGTGCTGCGGTGGTGGCGTTGATTATTATGGCGGTCTGGCAGGTGGGTAAAAAGTCGGCGTCAAAACTTCCAGCCCTTGGAATTGCCGTCAGTTCTTTTGCTCTGATTGTTTTTGGAGGGCTGCATCCGGTGTTGCTGATGCTGTTTGGCGGAGTTCTGGGGAGTATCTTTTTTCGTAAAAATGTCGGTGGAGACGAATTGTGA
- a CDS encoding chromate transporter, with translation MLLELFHAFFVIGCFSFGGGYAILSFLQQEVERRGWMTTERFVDMIAISQSTPGPIAINMATFVGYETGGIPGALVASLAVALPGMMLMTCFALCFFHFYERRGVQAAMKGLRPAVVGLIAAAAWQIGRVAVVNWVAAGITVAALVLIAKWKVSPVWLVIGSAIAGILLF, from the coding sequence ATGCTGTTGGAGCTCTTTCATGCTTTTTTTGTAATCGGCTGTTTTTCTTTTGGCGGTGGTTACGCGATTCTCTCGTTCCTTCAGCAGGAAGTGGAGCGGCGCGGCTGGATGACCACGGAGCGCTTCGTGGATATGATTGCGATCTCGCAGAGTACGCCGGGGCCGATCGCCATCAATATGGCGACGTTTGTGGGGTATGAAACCGGCGGCATTCCCGGAGCGTTGGTGGCCTCGCTGGCGGTGGCGCTGCCCGGTATGATGCTGATGACCTGTTTTGCGCTCTGTTTTTTTCATTTCTATGAGCGGCGCGGTGTGCAGGCGGCGATGAAAGGGCTGCGTCCGGCAGTGGTGGGGCTCATTGCTGCTGCAGCGTGGCAGATCGGGCGTGTTGCGGTGGTGAACTGGGTTGCGGCGGGGATTACGGTTGCGGCACTGGTTCTGATAGCCAAATGGAAAGTCAGTCCGGTATGGCTGGTGATCGGCTCAGCGATTGCCGGGATTCTTTTGTTTTGA
- a CDS encoding GGDEF domain-containing protein — MNHSENNPLLWLTILALTKQATRDWLTGLYNRRYFEETLNDHLSAAQRYNRELSLILFDIDRFKQINDTSGHAAGDAALKAFADTLNSTARAADIVCRFGGDEFAVILPETGSSNAWKFVERVIAKQNHPSVTAGVASLPSADLVQDADADLMQRKNNP; from the coding sequence ATGAATCATTCTGAAAACAACCCTCTACTGTGGCTCACCATCCTCGCCCTCACAAAGCAGGCCACCCGTGACTGGCTCACCGGCCTGTACAACCGGCGCTACTTCGAAGAGACACTGAACGACCACCTCTCCGCCGCGCAGCGCTACAACAGGGAACTCAGTCTCATCCTTTTCGACATAGACCGTTTCAAGCAGATTAACGACACTTCCGGTCACGCTGCCGGCGACGCCGCACTCAAAGCCTTCGCGGATACTCTGAATTCGACCGCTCGCGCCGCCGACATCGTCTGTCGCTTCGGCGGCGATGAATTTGCCGTAATCCTTCCTGAGACCGGATCTTCCAATGCCTGGAAATTTGTTGAGCGTGTCATAGCCAAACAAAACCACCCCAGCGTCACCGCCGGCGTCGCCTCCCTGCCCTCGGCCGATCTCGTCCAAGACGCCGACGCGGATCTGATGCAGCGGAAAAATAACCCGTAG
- a CDS encoding ElyC/SanA/YdcF family protein, which yields MHLILTSIRPRRRPTWLGWLLIATAILTLGFAAFSNLYPFLSPESPPQKGLMVVEGWIHDLALNDAVKLFKCGDYEKIVCTGVPIETGSYIQQFKSYPEMTAQRLRKMGIPEEQIIVTIADSAKKDRTYRSAEALREALIAHNLPQTDLHLISVGAHGRRSRMLFQKALGIEYNVGITCLPPSAYEPEDWYKCSEGVREVIGESIAYLYAKLFFHP from the coding sequence ATGCATCTCATACTCACCAGCATTCGGCCCCGAAGACGTCCAACATGGCTTGGCTGGCTACTAATTGCAACTGCAATTCTCACGCTGGGTTTTGCTGCATTCAGCAACCTCTATCCCTTTCTATCCCCCGAATCCCCGCCACAAAAAGGACTTATGGTCGTTGAAGGCTGGATTCACGACCTCGCCCTCAATGACGCTGTCAAACTATTCAAATGCGGTGATTACGAGAAAATCGTCTGCACCGGTGTACCGATTGAAACCGGAAGTTACATTCAGCAATTTAAATCCTACCCCGAAATGACCGCTCAGCGACTTCGCAAAATGGGAATCCCCGAAGAACAGATAATCGTTACGATCGCTGATTCAGCAAAAAAAGACCGGACCTACAGATCCGCCGAAGCCCTCCGAGAAGCGCTCATCGCCCACAATCTTCCGCAAACCGACCTTCACCTGATCTCTGTCGGCGCCCACGGGCGCCGCAGCCGCATGCTTTTCCAAAAAGCTCTCGGCATCGAATACAACGTCGGCATCACCTGCCTGCCCCCCTCAGCCTATGAACCGGAAGACTGGTACAAGTGCAGCGAAGGAGTCCGCGAAGTCATCGGTGAATCAATCGCTTACCTCTACGCTAAACTGTTTTTCCACCCCTGA
- the rplM gene encoding 50S ribosomal protein L13, with translation MKTFMPKEADVVRDWYVVDAADKPAGRLAVVIADALRGRDKPTYTPHVDTGAFVVVVNADKIKLTGNKENNKIYQDYSGYSSGRTETKAKDIREKNPERIITQAVKGMLPANRQSRQTLKRLKVYAGGEHPHAAQQVKELALNF, from the coding sequence ATGAAAACTTTTATGCCCAAAGAGGCTGATGTTGTGCGCGACTGGTATGTTGTCGACGCTGCCGACAAACCGGCCGGCCGTCTGGCTGTAGTAATTGCCGACGCGCTGCGCGGTCGCGATAAGCCCACTTACACGCCGCATGTTGACACCGGCGCCTTTGTTGTTGTGGTTAATGCTGATAAAATCAAGCTGACCGGCAACAAAGAGAATAATAAAATCTATCAGGACTATTCTGGATATTCCAGCGGCCGTACCGAAACAAAGGCCAAAGATATCCGTGAGAAGAATCCGGAACGCATCATCACCCAGGCCGTTAAAGGCATGTTGCCGGCAAACCGGCAGTCCCGTCAGACGCTCAAGCGCCTGAAGGTCTATGCCGGCGGTGAGCATCCGCACGCGGCGCAACAGGTGAAAGAACTGGCCCTCAACTTCTAA
- the rpsI gene encoding 30S ribosomal protein S9 → MAKDTLTLAATGRRKTSVARVRMTEGSGNIIVNGLESDKYFSTALQQELLKKPFECAGVAGKYDIIASVKGGGKSGQCDAVVHAASRALAGSDDELKAVLKKAGFLTRDSRMKERKKPGQPGARKRFQFSKR, encoded by the coding sequence ATGGCAAAAGATACTCTGACATTGGCCGCAACCGGACGTCGCAAGACTTCTGTTGCACGTGTACGCATGACTGAGGGTTCCGGTAACATTATCGTTAACGGTCTCGAGTCTGATAAATATTTCAGTACGGCTCTCCAGCAGGAACTGCTCAAAAAGCCGTTCGAATGCGCTGGTGTGGCCGGCAAATACGACATTATCGCATCCGTTAAGGGTGGCGGGAAATCCGGTCAGTGCGACGCCGTGGTTCATGCGGCTTCCCGTGCACTGGCAGGTTCTGACGATGAGCTGAAGGCGGTACTGAAAAAGGCCGGTTTCCTTACTCGCGATTCCCGCATGAAAGAACGTAAAAAACCGGGTCAGCCGGGTGCGCGTAAACGCTTCCAGTTCTCCAAACGTTAA
- the argJ gene encoding bifunctional glutamate N-acetyltransferase/amino-acid acetyltransferase ArgJ yields MYSEIHLPKGFKCAGIAAGIKPASVKDMALILSERPAASAGVFTTNQVCAAPVKVCRAHLAHGVARAIVMNSGIANACTGSEGMVAAKDMAAEAAKVISCEPQEIFVCSTGKIGPQLPLDKIIQGIGTLFESASIGNVQNTAEAMMTTDTRPKVSVAEIVIEDKPVKIVGFAKGAGMIEPNMATMLSYITTDAAVEQHALQAALKKSVDGSFNRISIDGDQSTNDTVLALANGAAENRLLDENSPEWNVFFQALEKVCFELAMMIVHDGEGADKFVTVKVTGAASNDDAELAARAVANSMLNKTAWAGTYPDWGRIMDSVGYSKAQVVEERVDIFYDDTQAVAGGCQSGVAQEDLIKVVSQSDFAINIDLHLGGGEAVVYTCNCTEEYVRINY; encoded by the coding sequence ATGTATTCAGAAATCCATTTGCCGAAAGGCTTCAAGTGTGCAGGTATTGCCGCCGGGATTAAACCGGCGAGTGTAAAAGATATGGCATTGATCCTTTCGGAGCGGCCCGCCGCCTCGGCCGGTGTGTTTACGACCAATCAGGTTTGCGCAGCACCGGTCAAGGTGTGCAGGGCGCATCTTGCGCACGGTGTGGCACGGGCGATTGTGATGAACAGCGGGATTGCAAATGCATGCACCGGTTCTGAGGGGATGGTGGCCGCGAAGGATATGGCGGCCGAAGCCGCCAAGGTGATCAGCTGCGAACCGCAGGAAATATTTGTCTGTTCCACGGGAAAAATCGGTCCGCAGCTTCCGCTGGATAAAATTATTCAGGGCATTGGAACGCTGTTTGAATCGGCCTCGATCGGGAATGTGCAGAATACGGCCGAGGCCATGATGACGACGGATACGCGGCCGAAGGTTTCGGTGGCCGAAATCGTGATCGAGGATAAGCCGGTGAAAATCGTCGGTTTTGCGAAGGGCGCGGGCATGATTGAGCCGAATATGGCGACGATGCTTTCGTATATCACGACGGATGCCGCGGTGGAGCAGCATGCGCTGCAGGCTGCGCTGAAAAAATCGGTCGACGGCAGTTTTAACCGGATTTCAATCGATGGTGATCAGAGTACGAATGATACGGTGCTGGCGCTGGCCAACGGTGCGGCGGAAAACCGGCTGCTGGATGAGAATTCTCCCGAATGGAATGTGTTTTTCCAGGCCTTGGAAAAAGTATGTTTTGAGCTGGCGATGATGATTGTGCACGACGGCGAGGGCGCGGATAAATTTGTGACGGTGAAGGTGACGGGCGCGGCGTCAAACGACGATGCGGAGCTGGCGGCGCGGGCGGTGGCCAACTCTATGTTGAACAAAACAGCCTGGGCGGGTACGTACCCGGACTGGGGCCGGATAATGGATTCGGTCGGTTATTCGAAGGCGCAGGTGGTTGAAGAGCGGGTGGATATCTTTTACGACGACACGCAGGCGGTGGCCGGCGGGTGCCAGTCGGGTGTTGCACAAGAGGATTTGATTAAGGTGGTTTCGCAGAGCGATTTTGCTATAAACATCGATCTGCATCTTGGGGGCGGAGAAGCCGTGGTTTATACCTGTAATTGCACCGAGGAGTATGTGCGCATCAATTATTAA
- the argB gene encoding acetylglutamate kinase, whose translation MERYIEKAAGLIEALPFIQQFRGETVVVKLGGSIMESEEGYRRIMQDIAFMECIGMLPVVVHGGGKAISRAMKEAKIAPNFVQGLRVTDEATIRVVEQVLNREVNPHLVDIIQQFHGKARGIHGEDIIRVEKLSGTNGHKESVDWGYVGKVNHVDVEPIKAYLKSDIIPVITPLGKGPAGRLFNINADDAATAVAVALKARKLVFLTDVPGLLLDPEDKSSIISSLHLGEVDELIERGVIAGGMLPKIKGMVGAVKSGIRKAHIIDSSMPHSLLLELFTSEGVGTEITE comes from the coding sequence ATGGAACGATATATTGAAAAGGCCGCAGGACTGATTGAAGCGTTGCCGTTTATTCAGCAGTTTCGCGGTGAGACGGTGGTGGTGAAGCTGGGCGGAAGCATTATGGAGAGCGAAGAGGGTTATCGCCGCATTATGCAGGATATTGCCTTTATGGAATGCATCGGTATGCTTCCGGTAGTGGTGCACGGCGGAGGGAAAGCGATTTCCCGGGCGATGAAGGAAGCGAAGATTGCTCCGAACTTTGTGCAGGGGCTGCGCGTTACGGATGAGGCGACGATCCGGGTGGTTGAGCAGGTGCTGAATCGTGAGGTGAATCCGCATTTGGTCGATATTATTCAGCAATTTCATGGTAAAGCGCGCGGAATCCACGGTGAGGATATTATCCGTGTGGAAAAACTCTCCGGCACGAACGGGCACAAAGAGTCAGTTGACTGGGGCTATGTTGGGAAAGTAAACCATGTTGATGTTGAGCCGATTAAGGCGTATCTGAAATCTGACATTATTCCGGTGATTACGCCGTTGGGCAAAGGGCCGGCGGGCCGGCTGTTTAATATTAATGCAGATGATGCGGCCACGGCTGTGGCGGTGGCGTTGAAAGCACGGAAGTTGGTTTTTCTGACGGATGTTCCGGGGCTGCTGCTGGATCCGGAGGATAAATCATCAATTATTTCATCGTTGCACCTGGGTGAAGTGGATGAATTGATCGAGCGCGGCGTGATCGCCGGGGGAATGCTGCCGAAAATCAAAGGAATGGTCGGCGCGGTGAAATCGGGCATTCGGAAAGCCCATATTATTGATTCGTCCATGCCGCATTCGCTGTTGCTGGAATTATTCACGTCCGAGGGTGTGGGAACCGAAATTACGGAGTAG
- a CDS encoding aspartate aminotransferase family protein, translating into MTAGEIERLQKDYLMPTYAPGLALVEGAGAHVWDADGNEYLDFVSGIAVTNIGHCHPKMIRAVQDQVETLVHVSNLFYNAKQPVLAKKLAERSGLPGAKCFFSNSGAESNEGLIKLARLWGSEHGKYEIITMRQSFHGRTLATLTATGQEKVQTGFGPLPQGFVYATFNDIDSVEEAISSKTAAVLVEALQGEGGVIPADQEFLSDLRKLCDERGILLLCDEVQSGMGRTGKWFGFQNYDVIPDAFSLAKGLGNGVPIGAIVAGEKLADIFQPGRHATTFGGTPLACAAALSVIEVIEEEELLANTQMMGAYFAEGLCELAMKYKKWIAGVRGLGLLLGLVLDVPAAPLQKKLQEKGMLAIATAGNVLRLLPPLNVTQEEIDQALKLIGEACADLHDEMAEQSPNPCVCGEGE; encoded by the coding sequence ATGACTGCAGGGGAAATAGAACGTTTACAGAAAGACTACCTGATGCCCACTTATGCGCCAGGTCTGGCTTTGGTGGAGGGTGCAGGAGCCCATGTGTGGGATGCGGATGGGAATGAATATCTTGATTTTGTCTCGGGCATCGCCGTGACAAATATCGGGCACTGTCATCCGAAAATGATTCGTGCGGTGCAGGATCAGGTGGAAACGCTGGTTCATGTATCCAACCTTTTTTACAACGCAAAACAGCCGGTGCTGGCGAAAAAGCTGGCGGAGCGGTCCGGGCTGCCCGGCGCGAAGTGCTTTTTTTCCAATTCCGGGGCGGAATCCAATGAGGGGCTGATCAAGCTGGCTCGGCTCTGGGGATCCGAGCATGGGAAATATGAAATCATTACCATGCGGCAGTCGTTTCACGGCCGAACGTTGGCGACGCTGACGGCGACCGGGCAGGAAAAAGTGCAGACTGGATTCGGTCCATTGCCGCAGGGGTTTGTTTACGCCACGTTTAACGATATTGATTCGGTGGAAGAGGCCATTTCATCTAAAACCGCGGCGGTACTGGTGGAAGCACTTCAGGGTGAGGGCGGTGTGATTCCGGCCGATCAGGAATTTCTTTCCGACCTTCGGAAGCTCTGCGATGAGCGGGGCATTCTGTTGCTGTGCGATGAGGTGCAGTCCGGGATGGGCCGGACCGGTAAATGGTTCGGGTTCCAGAATTATGATGTGATTCCGGATGCCTTTTCGTTGGCCAAAGGTCTGGGCAACGGGGTTCCGATCGGAGCGATTGTGGCCGGTGAAAAACTGGCGGATATTTTTCAGCCGGGGCGTCACGCGACGACCTTCGGCGGCACGCCGCTGGCCTGCGCGGCGGCGCTCTCGGTGATCGAGGTGATCGAAGAAGAGGAGTTGCTGGCCAATACCCAGATGATGGGGGCTTATTTTGCGGAAGGGCTGTGCGAGCTCGCCATGAAATATAAAAAGTGGATTGCGGGCGTGCGCGGACTGGGCCTGCTGCTGGGGCTGGTGCTGGATGTTCCGGCGGCACCGCTGCAGAAAAAACTGCAGGAAAAAGGTATGCTTGCGATTGCCACTGCAGGTAATGTCCTGCGCTTATTGCCCCCGCTGAATGTGACGCAGGAGGAAATCGACCAGGCGCTGAAGCTGATCGGCGAAGCCTGTGCGGACCTGCATGACGAAATGGCTGAGCAATCGCCCAACCCCTGTGTGTGCGGCGAGGGCGAATAG
- a CDS encoding DUF3127 domain-containing protein yields the protein MAYELTGKVKVILEPKTFASGFTVREFVVTVEDGKYPQDIILQVVQEKVSLLDSIQVGEEVTATFDVRGREYNGRYFNNLQAWKIESGAAAPAADDKPPVSDKDVPADFDEFEDDIPF from the coding sequence ATGGCGTATGAATTGACCGGTAAGGTGAAGGTGATCCTGGAGCCGAAAACCTTTGCGAGCGGATTCACGGTGCGTGAATTTGTGGTGACCGTGGAAGACGGAAAATATCCGCAGGATATTATTCTGCAGGTGGTACAGGAAAAAGTGAGCCTGCTGGATTCCATTCAGGTGGGAGAAGAAGTGACAGCTACGTTTGATGTCCGCGGCCGCGAATACAACGGGCGCTATTTCAACAATCTTCAGGCCTGGAAGATTGAGTCCGGTGCTGCGGCACCTGCGGCCGATGATAAGCCGCCGGTTTCGGATAAGGATGTTCCGGCCGACTTTGACGAATTTGAAGATGATATCCCGTTTTAG
- a CDS encoding argininosuccinate synthase has product MKVVLAYSGGLDTTVLLTWLQEKYNAEVICYCSNVGQEEELDGLEEKALKHGAVKCYVDDVQDEFAAEYIYPMMQANAIYEGTYLLGTSIARPLIAKRMIDIANAEGAEAICHGATGKGNDQVRFELTAYALKPDIKVIAPWRMPEDFPFEGRMDMVKYLEERGVPTTVSAAKPYSMDRNMLHISFEGGILEDPWNEPDEDMWCMTKPLSQAADEAEYVEISFEKGIPVAVNGEKLGAAALLKKLNALGCEHAVGRIDIVENRFTGMKDRGVYETPGGTILQAAHRALESICMDREVMHLRDSFIPKYAELVYNGFWFAPEREMLQAAIVQSQETVTGDVRVKLYKGGVHVCGRKSPYSLYSPELVSFDEAGGYDQSDATGFIKLNALRLRVLATMKKES; this is encoded by the coding sequence ATGAAAGTCGTACTCGCATATTCCGGTGGTCTGGACACGACCGTACTGCTGACCTGGCTGCAGGAAAAATATAATGCTGAAGTAATCTGCTACTGTTCCAACGTGGGGCAGGAGGAAGAGCTGGACGGTCTCGAAGAGAAGGCCCTGAAACATGGCGCGGTGAAGTGCTATGTGGATGACGTGCAGGACGAATTTGCGGCCGAGTACATCTATCCGATGATGCAGGCCAATGCGATTTATGAAGGCACTTACCTGCTGGGCACCTCCATTGCCCGCCCGCTGATTGCCAAACGCATGATCGATATTGCCAACGCCGAAGGGGCCGAGGCCATCTGCCACGGCGCAACCGGTAAAGGCAACGATCAGGTCCGTTTCGAGCTCACGGCGTACGCGCTGAAACCTGATATCAAGGTGATAGCCCCGTGGCGCATGCCGGAGGATTTCCCGTTCGAAGGCCGTATGGACATGGTCAAATATCTCGAAGAGCGTGGCGTACCGACCACCGTTTCCGCGGCGAAGCCCTATTCGATGGATCGCAACATGCTGCACATCAGTTTTGAGGGCGGCATTCTGGAAGATCCGTGGAATGAGCCGGATGAGGACATGTGGTGCATGACGAAGCCGTTGAGCCAGGCGGCCGATGAAGCTGAATATGTTGAAATCAGTTTTGAAAAGGGGATCCCGGTTGCGGTCAACGGTGAAAAGCTGGGCGCTGCGGCCCTGCTGAAAAAGCTGAATGCGCTGGGCTGCGAGCACGCGGTCGGCCGCATTGATATTGTTGAAAACCGTTTCACCGGCATGAAGGACCGCGGTGTGTATGAAACCCCCGGCGGAACCATTCTGCAGGCGGCGCATCGTGCGCTGGAGTCTATCTGTATGGACCGTGAAGTGATGCATCTGCGCGACAGCTTTATCCCGAAATATGCCGAGCTGGTTTATAACGGTTTCTGGTTTGCGCCGGAGCGTGAAATGCTGCAGGCGGCGATTGTCCAGAGTCAGGAAACGGTGACGGGCGATGTCCGTGTGAAGCTCTACAAGGGCGGCGTTCATGTGTGCGGACGGAAATCTCCGTATTCGCTCTACAGCCCGGAACTCGTCAGCTTCGACGAAGCCGGCGGCTATGATCAGTCCGACGCGACCGGCTTTATTAAGCTGAATGCACTGCGTCTGCGCGTGCTGGCGACCATGAAAAAAGAGAGCTGA
- the lysA gene encoding diaminopimelate decarboxylase, with product MAEKKIPLSKDELEALAERFPTPFHIYDEKGIRENARRLKAAFAWNAGFKEYFAVKAAPNPYLMKILKAEGFGSDCSSMGELLLSDEVGINGEDIIFTSNDTPAYEYKKAAELNAIINLDDISHIDYLEEHVGLPELVCCRYNPGPLKAGNAIIGHPEEAKYGFTREQLFEGYRILRDKGVKRFGLHTMVASNELEVSYFIETAHMLFELVGELSRELGIEFEFVNLGGGIGIPYKPEEDAVDLEALGEGVKKLYEELIIGQGLKALDIRLECGRMITGPYGYLVGRVLHRKSTYKEYVGLDACMANLMRPGMYGAYHHITVAGKEDAPADFVCDVTGSLCENNDKFSIDRAIPEPEVGDLVVIHDAGAHGHSMGFNYNAKLRSAELLLRENGEVKLIRRAETLDDYFATLDFDALVEFKA from the coding sequence ATGGCTGAAAAAAAGATTCCCTTGAGTAAGGACGAGCTGGAGGCGCTGGCGGAACGTTTTCCGACCCCCTTCCATATTTATGATGAAAAAGGCATCCGTGAGAATGCCCGGCGCCTGAAGGCGGCGTTTGCCTGGAATGCGGGCTTCAAGGAATATTTTGCGGTTAAGGCGGCACCGAATCCGTACCTGATGAAAATCCTGAAGGCGGAAGGGTTCGGCTCGGACTGTTCGTCGATGGGGGAACTGCTGCTTTCGGACGAAGTCGGGATCAACGGTGAAGACATTATTTTCACTTCCAATGATACACCGGCATATGAATACAAAAAGGCGGCGGAGCTGAATGCCATTATCAATCTGGATGATATTTCGCATATCGACTATCTGGAAGAGCATGTGGGCCTGCCGGAACTGGTTTGCTGCCGTTACAACCCGGGGCCGCTGAAAGCCGGCAATGCAATTATCGGACATCCGGAAGAGGCGAAGTACGGATTCACCCGCGAGCAGCTTTTTGAAGGCTACCGGATCTTGCGCGACAAAGGTGTGAAGCGTTTCGGGCTGCATACGATGGTGGCGTCGAACGAGCTGGAAGTCAGCTATTTTATTGAAACGGCTCACATGCTGTTTGAGCTGGTGGGCGAACTGAGCCGTGAGCTGGGGATCGAATTTGAATTTGTGAATCTCGGCGGTGGAATCGGTATTCCGTACAAACCGGAGGAGGATGCGGTTGATCTGGAGGCGCTCGGCGAAGGCGTTAAAAAACTCTACGAGGAGCTGATCATCGGGCAGGGGCTGAAGGCTCTGGATATTCGCCTGGAGTGCGGACGTATGATTACCGGACCGTACGGTTATCTGGTTGGCCGCGTGCTGCATCGCAAGAGCACCTACAAGGAATATGTCGGGCTCGATGCCTGTATGGCGAACCTGATGCGGCCGGGCATGTACGGCGCTTATCATCATATTACCGTGGCCGGAAAAGAAGATGCGCCGGCGGATTTTGTCTGCGATGTGACAGGTTCGCTCTGCGAAAACAACGACAAGTTTTCCATCGACCGGGCAATCCCGGAGCCGGAGGTCGGCGATCTGGTGGTGATTCACGATGCCGGGGCCCACGGTCATTCGATGGGCTTTAACTATAACGCCAAACTGCGTTCCGCCGAGCTGCTGCTCCGCGAGAACGGAGAAGTGAAATTGATACGCAGGGCAGAAACATTAGATGATTACTTCGCGACGTTGGATTTTGATGCGCTCGTGGAGTTTAAGGCATAA
- a CDS encoding four helix bundle protein yields the protein MGVEIRSFRDLVVWQKAMDLVDVVYSLTSGYPKEEQYGLTSQLRRAAVSIPSNIAEGYGRHSTSDYTRFLQIALGSLNECITQLEISVRLRFIGKDGVKEALELCAEIEKMLVSLVKKLRVK from the coding sequence ATGGGCGTGGAAATCAGGAGTTTCAGGGATCTGGTGGTATGGCAGAAAGCCATGGATCTTGTTGATGTTGTTTATTCCCTGACTTCTGGTTATCCAAAAGAAGAGCAATATGGGCTGACATCGCAGTTGAGAAGGGCAGCGGTTTCAATTCCAAGTAATATTGCTGAGGGGTATGGTCGTCATTCAACGTCTGATTATACCCGCTTTCTGCAAATAGCTCTCGGATCGTTGAATGAATGTATAACGCAGCTGGAGATCAGTGTTCGCCTCAGGTTCATCGGTAAAGATGGAGTTAAAGAAGCGCTTGAACTTTGCGCTGAAATAGAAAAGATGCTCGTCTCGTTAGTGAAAAAGCTGCGCGTGAAGTAA
- the dapA gene encoding 4-hydroxy-tetrahydrodipicolinate synthase — MFFSGVYTALVTPFATDGSVDYSKLKELVEFNIAGGVSGLVPVGTTGESPTLRTDEHLQVIKTVTETASGRVKIMAGTGANSTAEAIELTAAAREFGVDGTLQVTPYYNKPNSAGLIQHFSAVADIGVPVVLYNVPGRSALEIPLEVVVELAKHEHIVSVKEAAGSVQRVTDIKKLCDIEVLSGDDSLALPMIKEGALGVISVASNIMPAEVSALVSAALDGNYEEAQALHDQYAKAFDDLFIDTNPIPIKAAMAMKGLIEETYRLPMCATTDENKAVLRATLEAAGVL; from the coding sequence ATGTTTTTTAGTGGTGTATATACAGCGTTGGTGACCCCCTTCGCGACGGATGGATCGGTAGACTATTCAAAGTTGAAAGAACTGGTGGAATTCAATATCGCCGGTGGGGTTAGCGGGTTGGTTCCGGTGGGTACGACCGGCGAGTCGCCGACGCTGCGTACGGATGAACATTTGCAGGTCATTAAAACCGTGACAGAAACCGCTTCCGGCCGCGTAAAAATTATGGCGGGAACGGGGGCCAACTCCACGGCGGAGGCGATCGAGCTGACGGCGGCGGCCAGGGAATTCGGAGTCGACGGCACGCTGCAGGTGACGCCGTATTATAACAAGCCGAATAGCGCCGGTCTGATTCAGCATTTTTCGGCCGTGGCTGATATCGGGGTGCCGGTGGTGCTTTATAATGTGCCGGGGCGGTCTGCGCTGGAAATTCCGCTGGAGGTGGTGGTCGAGCTGGCGAAGCACGAACATATTGTTTCGGTTAAAGAGGCGGCGGGTTCGGTGCAGCGTGTTACGGATATTAAAAAACTTTGTGATATCGAAGTGCTGTCCGGTGATGATTCGCTGGCACTGCCAATGATTAAGGAGGGTGCGCTCGGCGTTATTTCCGTGGCTTCCAATATCATGCCTGCCGAAGTGTCGGCGCTGGTGAGCGCCGCACTGGATGGTAACTATGAAGAGGCGCAGGCGCTGCATGATCAATATGCAAAGGCTTTTGATGATCTGTTTATTGATACCAATCCGATTCCGATCAAAGCGGCGATGGCGATGAAGGGCCTGATTGAGGAAACCTACCGTCTGCCGATGTGCGCCACGACCGATGAGAACAAAGCGGTGCTGCGGGCAACGCTTGAAGCTGCAGGAGTGTTGTAA